The Dunckerocampus dactyliophorus isolate RoL2022-P2 chromosome 13, RoL_Ddac_1.1, whole genome shotgun sequence genome window below encodes:
- the LOC129192845 gene encoding CD209 antigen-like protein C isoform X2, with protein MEASVFDSAYNKLISQEDLSVDEPPRHSNQEKQQDNHLTDEPRKVESINRELATLHKTYNAASQRRHESQKRLAEETRQQQITKWQLEHQTIRSKDYKKQADKIQLDIAVLKSHLPMLNEGCRRCSPGWTLINSACYFFSFSDRYSRRSWQEARQFCNKHGSDLVVVDTSEKQMIINQLINHHQDPSMSITQSGFWIGLRDVEEEGVWRWLKGTRLIEGYWNDGEPNNSGNENCAATYPRDNPFKGWNDAPCSYNLKWICEMPAN; from the exons ATGGAGGCAAGCGTATTTGACAGCGCCTACAACAAGCTGATATCGCAGGAGGACTTGAGTGTGGATGAGCCGCCACGCCACTCAAACCAGGAGAAACAACAAG ACAACCACCTCACAGATGAGCCTCGAAAGGTGGAAAGCATCAACCGTGAGTTGGCCACACTGCACAAGACCTATAACGCTGCCTCACAAAGACGACATGAATCCCAGAAACGTTTGGCAGAAGAGACCAGACAGCAGCAAATAACCAAGTGGCAGCTTGAACATCAGACTATAAGGAGCAAAGACTACAAAAAGCAGGCCGACAAAATCCAACTCGATATTGCAGTCTTAAAATCCCACCTACCAATGTTAA ACGAGGGCTGCAGACGCTGTTCACCAGGATGGACTCTCATAAACTCTGCGTGTTACTTCTTCAGCTTCTCTGACAGATACTCTCGCAGGTCGTGGCAGGAAGCACGGCAGTTCTGCAACAAGCATGGCAGCGACCTGGTGGTGGTAGATACCTCAGAGAAGCAG ATGATAATAAATCAGTTAATAAATCATCATCAAGACCCATCAATGTCCATCACCCAGAGTGGCTTCTGGATCGGACTGAGAGATGTGGAAGAGGAGGGAGTTTGGAGGTGGTTGAAAGGAACAAGGCTAATTGAAGG TTACTGGAATGATGGCGAGCCCAATAATTCTGGCAATGAGAACTGTGCAGCCACGTACCCCAGAGACAACCCCTTTAAAGGCTGGAATGATGCACCATGCAGTTACAATCTCAAATGGATTTGTGAAATGCCAGCTAATTAG
- the ttc8 gene encoding tetratricopeptide repeat protein 8 isoform X2, giving the protein MEVTMDPLFLAWSYFRRRKLQQCSDICSKILQDSPYDQDSSLCISEAAWSLKTQALTEMVYIDEVEVDQEGIAEMMLDENTIAQVARPGTSLRLPRTSHGGGPTPAVRPMTQSGRPITGFVRPSTQSGRPGTMEQAIRTPRTASTARPVTSASGRFMRLGTASMLTNPEGPFINLSRLNLSKYSQKPNLSRTLFEYIFHHENDVKNALDLAAQATEHAQFKDWWWKVQLGKCYYRLGLYREAEKQFRSALNHQEMVDTFLYLAKLYQRLDQPITALNLFKQGLDHFPGEVTLLTGIARIHEEMNNITSATEYYKDVLKQDNTHVEAIACIGSNHFYSDQPEIALRFYRRLLQMGVYNCQLYNNLGLCCFYAQQYDMTLSSFERALALATNDEEQADVWYNVGHVAVGIGDLTLAYQSFKLTLAFNNDHAEAYNNLAVLELRKGRVEQSKAFLQTAATLCPHMYEPHYNLSILSEKIGDLQSSYMAAQKSEDAFPEHVDTQQVLMQLRQHFAEL; this is encoded by the exons ATGGAGGTGACAATGGACCCTCTTTTTCTGGCGTGGAGCTATTTTAGGAGACGGAAATTGCAACAATGTTCAGATATTTGTTCAAAAATATTGCAAGACAGCCCCTATGACCAG GATTCCTCCTTGTGTATTTCCGAG GCTGCCTGGAGTCTTAAAACGCAGGCTCTTACGGAGATGGTATACATTGATGAAGTTGAGGTTGATCAAGAAGGGATTGCTGAGATGATGCTGGATGAGAACACCATTGCTCAGGTTGCAC GCCCTGGAACATCTCTGAGACTGCCAAGAACAAGTCATGGCGGAGGTCCCACACCTGCTGTCAG GCCTATGACTCAGTCTGGACGTCCCATCACAGGATTTGTGAGGCCAAGCACCCAGTCAGGGCGTCCTGGGACAATGGAGCAGGCCATCAGGACGCCACGCACTGCAAGTACGGCTCGACCAGTCACTAGTGCTTCAGGTCGATTCATGCGGCTGGGAACG GCTTCAATGTTAACCAATCCAGAGGGACCGTTTATAAACTTGTCAAGGTTAAACCTATCAAAATATTCCCAAAAGCCCAACCTGTCTCGg ACGCTCTTTGAGTACATCTTTCATcatgaaaatgatgtaaaaaat GCTTTAGATTTGGCTGCTCAAGCAACTGAGCATGCTCAGTTCAAAGATTGGTGGTGGAAAGTACAGCTAGGAAAATGCTActacag GCTTGGTTTGTATCGAGAGGCTGAAAAGCAGTTTCGATCAGCTCTAAACCACCAGGAGATGGTGGATACTTTCCTCTATCTGGCTAAG CTGTATCAGCGCCTTGATCAACCAATAACGGCTCTCAACCTCTTCAAACAAGGCCTGGACCACTTTCCTGGTGAGGTCACCCTCCTGACGGGAATTGCACGCATACATGAG GAGATGAACAACATTACATCAGCCACAGAGTACTACAAAGATGTCTTGAAGCAGGACAACACACATGTGGAGGCCATAGCTTGTATAGGCAGCAATCATTTCTACTCTGATCAACCTGAGATCGCGCTGCGCTTCTATAG GCGGCTCCTCCAGATGGGGGTGTATAATTGCCAGCTATACAACAACCTGGGCCTGTGCTGCTTTTACGCACAGCAGTACGACATGACTCTGTCGTCTTTTGAAAGAGCCTTGGCCCTGGCGACCAACGATGAAGAGCAGGCTGATGTTTGGTACAATGTCGGACACGTCGCTGTG GGTATAGGAGACCTGACTTTGGCCTACCAGTCTTTTAAACTGACTTTGGCTTTTAATAACGACCATGCCGAGGCCTACAACAACCTTGCAGTGCTGGAGCTGCGCAAAGGCCGTGTTGAACAG TCTAAAGCCTTCCTGCAGACGGCTGCCACATTGTGCCCTCACATGTATGAGCCACACTACAATCTGTCCATTCTTTCTGAAAAG ATCGGAGACCTTCAAAGCAGCTACATGGCTGCCCAAAAGTCTGAGGACGCCTTCCCAGAGCATGTTGACACTCAGCAGGTCTTGATGCAACTTCGCCAGCATTTTGCAGAGCTGTGA
- the LOC129192845 gene encoding C-type lectin domain family 4 member M-like isoform X1 — MEASVFDSAYNKLISQEDLSVDEPPRHSNQEKQQVSLSMVGPASTWDPKRVLEITLAVLAAVLLAVDIGLGVYYNHLTDEPRKVESINRELATLHKTYNAASQRRHESQKRLAEETRQQQITKWQLEHQTIRSKDYKKQADKIQLDIAVLKSHLPMLNEGCRRCSPGWTLINSACYFFSFSDRYSRRSWQEARQFCNKHGSDLVVVDTSEKQMIINQLINHHQDPSMSITQSGFWIGLRDVEEEGVWRWLKGTRLIEGYWNDGEPNNSGNENCAATYPRDNPFKGWNDAPCSYNLKWICEMPAN, encoded by the exons ATGGAGGCAAGCGTATTTGACAGCGCCTACAACAAGCTGATATCGCAGGAGGACTTGAGTGTGGATGAGCCGCCACGCCACTCAAACCAGGAGAAACAACAAG TATCCCTGTCAATGGTGGGGCCTGCCTCTACTTGGGACCCTAAAAGAGTGCTTGAAATCACCTTGGCTGTGCTTGCCGCTGTTCTACTGGCTGTGGATATTGGCCTGGGAGTCTATT ACAACCACCTCACAGATGAGCCTCGAAAGGTGGAAAGCATCAACCGTGAGTTGGCCACACTGCACAAGACCTATAACGCTGCCTCACAAAGACGACATGAATCCCAGAAACGTTTGGCAGAAGAGACCAGACAGCAGCAAATAACCAAGTGGCAGCTTGAACATCAGACTATAAGGAGCAAAGACTACAAAAAGCAGGCCGACAAAATCCAACTCGATATTGCAGTCTTAAAATCCCACCTACCAATGTTAA ACGAGGGCTGCAGACGCTGTTCACCAGGATGGACTCTCATAAACTCTGCGTGTTACTTCTTCAGCTTCTCTGACAGATACTCTCGCAGGTCGTGGCAGGAAGCACGGCAGTTCTGCAACAAGCATGGCAGCGACCTGGTGGTGGTAGATACCTCAGAGAAGCAG ATGATAATAAATCAGTTAATAAATCATCATCAAGACCCATCAATGTCCATCACCCAGAGTGGCTTCTGGATCGGACTGAGAGATGTGGAAGAGGAGGGAGTTTGGAGGTGGTTGAAAGGAACAAGGCTAATTGAAGG TTACTGGAATGATGGCGAGCCCAATAATTCTGGCAATGAGAACTGTGCAGCCACGTACCCCAGAGACAACCCCTTTAAAGGCTGGAATGATGCACCATGCAGTTACAATCTCAAATGGATTTGTGAAATGCCAGCTAATTAG
- the ttc8 gene encoding tetratricopeptide repeat protein 8 isoform X3, producing the protein MEVTMDPLFLAWSYFRRRKLQQCSDICSKILQDSPYDQAAWSLKTQALTEMVYIDEVEVDQEGIAEMMLDENTIAQVARPGTSLRLPRTSHGGGPTPAVRPMTQSGRPITGFVRPSTQSGRPGTMEQAIRTPRTASTARPVTSASGRFMRLGTASMLTNPEGPFINLSRLNLSKYSQKPNLSRTLFEYIFHHENDVKNALDLAAQATEHAQFKDWWWKVQLGKCYYRLGLYREAEKQFRSALNHQEMVDTFLYLAKLYQRLDQPITALNLFKQGLDHFPGEVTLLTGIARIHEEMNNITSATEYYKDVLKQDNTHVEAIACIGSNHFYSDQPEIALRFYRRLLQMGVYNCQLYNNLGLCCFYAQQYDMTLSSFERALALATNDEEQADVWYNVGHVAVGIGDLTLAYQSFKLTLAFNNDHAEAYNNLAVLELRKGRVEQSKAFLQTAATLCPHMYEPHYNLSILSEKIGDLQSSYMAAQKSEDAFPEHVDTQQVLMQLRQHFAEL; encoded by the exons ATGGAGGTGACAATGGACCCTCTTTTTCTGGCGTGGAGCTATTTTAGGAGACGGAAATTGCAACAATGTTCAGATATTTGTTCAAAAATATTGCAAGACAGCCCCTATGACCAG GCTGCCTGGAGTCTTAAAACGCAGGCTCTTACGGAGATGGTATACATTGATGAAGTTGAGGTTGATCAAGAAGGGATTGCTGAGATGATGCTGGATGAGAACACCATTGCTCAGGTTGCAC GCCCTGGAACATCTCTGAGACTGCCAAGAACAAGTCATGGCGGAGGTCCCACACCTGCTGTCAG GCCTATGACTCAGTCTGGACGTCCCATCACAGGATTTGTGAGGCCAAGCACCCAGTCAGGGCGTCCTGGGACAATGGAGCAGGCCATCAGGACGCCACGCACTGCAAGTACGGCTCGACCAGTCACTAGTGCTTCAGGTCGATTCATGCGGCTGGGAACG GCTTCAATGTTAACCAATCCAGAGGGACCGTTTATAAACTTGTCAAGGTTAAACCTATCAAAATATTCCCAAAAGCCCAACCTGTCTCGg ACGCTCTTTGAGTACATCTTTCATcatgaaaatgatgtaaaaaat GCTTTAGATTTGGCTGCTCAAGCAACTGAGCATGCTCAGTTCAAAGATTGGTGGTGGAAAGTACAGCTAGGAAAATGCTActacag GCTTGGTTTGTATCGAGAGGCTGAAAAGCAGTTTCGATCAGCTCTAAACCACCAGGAGATGGTGGATACTTTCCTCTATCTGGCTAAG CTGTATCAGCGCCTTGATCAACCAATAACGGCTCTCAACCTCTTCAAACAAGGCCTGGACCACTTTCCTGGTGAGGTCACCCTCCTGACGGGAATTGCACGCATACATGAG GAGATGAACAACATTACATCAGCCACAGAGTACTACAAAGATGTCTTGAAGCAGGACAACACACATGTGGAGGCCATAGCTTGTATAGGCAGCAATCATTTCTACTCTGATCAACCTGAGATCGCGCTGCGCTTCTATAG GCGGCTCCTCCAGATGGGGGTGTATAATTGCCAGCTATACAACAACCTGGGCCTGTGCTGCTTTTACGCACAGCAGTACGACATGACTCTGTCGTCTTTTGAAAGAGCCTTGGCCCTGGCGACCAACGATGAAGAGCAGGCTGATGTTTGGTACAATGTCGGACACGTCGCTGTG GGTATAGGAGACCTGACTTTGGCCTACCAGTCTTTTAAACTGACTTTGGCTTTTAATAACGACCATGCCGAGGCCTACAACAACCTTGCAGTGCTGGAGCTGCGCAAAGGCCGTGTTGAACAG TCTAAAGCCTTCCTGCAGACGGCTGCCACATTGTGCCCTCACATGTATGAGCCACACTACAATCTGTCCATTCTTTCTGAAAAG ATCGGAGACCTTCAAAGCAGCTACATGGCTGCCCAAAAGTCTGAGGACGCCTTCCCAGAGCATGTTGACACTCAGCAGGTCTTGATGCAACTTCGCCAGCATTTTGCAGAGCTGTGA
- the ttc8 gene encoding tetratricopeptide repeat protein 8 isoform X1: protein MEVTMDPLFLAWSYFRRRKLQQCSDICSKILQDSPYDQDSSLCISEAAWSLKTQALTEMVYIDEVEVDQEGIAEMMLDENTIAQVARPGTSLRLPRTSHGGGPTPAVRPMTQSGRPITGFVRPSTQSGRPGTMEQAIRTPRTASTARPVTSASGRFMRLGTASMLTNPEGPFINLSRLNLSKYSQKPNLSRVRHTTLFEYIFHHENDVKNALDLAAQATEHAQFKDWWWKVQLGKCYYRLGLYREAEKQFRSALNHQEMVDTFLYLAKLYQRLDQPITALNLFKQGLDHFPGEVTLLTGIARIHEEMNNITSATEYYKDVLKQDNTHVEAIACIGSNHFYSDQPEIALRFYRRLLQMGVYNCQLYNNLGLCCFYAQQYDMTLSSFERALALATNDEEQADVWYNVGHVAVGIGDLTLAYQSFKLTLAFNNDHAEAYNNLAVLELRKGRVEQSKAFLQTAATLCPHMYEPHYNLSILSEKIGDLQSSYMAAQKSEDAFPEHVDTQQVLMQLRQHFAEL, encoded by the exons ATGGAGGTGACAATGGACCCTCTTTTTCTGGCGTGGAGCTATTTTAGGAGACGGAAATTGCAACAATGTTCAGATATTTGTTCAAAAATATTGCAAGACAGCCCCTATGACCAG GATTCCTCCTTGTGTATTTCCGAG GCTGCCTGGAGTCTTAAAACGCAGGCTCTTACGGAGATGGTATACATTGATGAAGTTGAGGTTGATCAAGAAGGGATTGCTGAGATGATGCTGGATGAGAACACCATTGCTCAGGTTGCAC GCCCTGGAACATCTCTGAGACTGCCAAGAACAAGTCATGGCGGAGGTCCCACACCTGCTGTCAG GCCTATGACTCAGTCTGGACGTCCCATCACAGGATTTGTGAGGCCAAGCACCCAGTCAGGGCGTCCTGGGACAATGGAGCAGGCCATCAGGACGCCACGCACTGCAAGTACGGCTCGACCAGTCACTAGTGCTTCAGGTCGATTCATGCGGCTGGGAACG GCTTCAATGTTAACCAATCCAGAGGGACCGTTTATAAACTTGTCAAGGTTAAACCTATCAAAATATTCCCAAAAGCCCAACCTGTCTCGggtaagacataca ACGCTCTTTGAGTACATCTTTCATcatgaaaatgatgtaaaaaat GCTTTAGATTTGGCTGCTCAAGCAACTGAGCATGCTCAGTTCAAAGATTGGTGGTGGAAAGTACAGCTAGGAAAATGCTActacag GCTTGGTTTGTATCGAGAGGCTGAAAAGCAGTTTCGATCAGCTCTAAACCACCAGGAGATGGTGGATACTTTCCTCTATCTGGCTAAG CTGTATCAGCGCCTTGATCAACCAATAACGGCTCTCAACCTCTTCAAACAAGGCCTGGACCACTTTCCTGGTGAGGTCACCCTCCTGACGGGAATTGCACGCATACATGAG GAGATGAACAACATTACATCAGCCACAGAGTACTACAAAGATGTCTTGAAGCAGGACAACACACATGTGGAGGCCATAGCTTGTATAGGCAGCAATCATTTCTACTCTGATCAACCTGAGATCGCGCTGCGCTTCTATAG GCGGCTCCTCCAGATGGGGGTGTATAATTGCCAGCTATACAACAACCTGGGCCTGTGCTGCTTTTACGCACAGCAGTACGACATGACTCTGTCGTCTTTTGAAAGAGCCTTGGCCCTGGCGACCAACGATGAAGAGCAGGCTGATGTTTGGTACAATGTCGGACACGTCGCTGTG GGTATAGGAGACCTGACTTTGGCCTACCAGTCTTTTAAACTGACTTTGGCTTTTAATAACGACCATGCCGAGGCCTACAACAACCTTGCAGTGCTGGAGCTGCGCAAAGGCCGTGTTGAACAG TCTAAAGCCTTCCTGCAGACGGCTGCCACATTGTGCCCTCACATGTATGAGCCACACTACAATCTGTCCATTCTTTCTGAAAAG ATCGGAGACCTTCAAAGCAGCTACATGGCTGCCCAAAAGTCTGAGGACGCCTTCCCAGAGCATGTTGACACTCAGCAGGTCTTGATGCAACTTCGCCAGCATTTTGCAGAGCTGTGA